The stretch of DNA AGAAAATTACAATTCTGTCACAAAAATCTTACTAGTGTCATTATCCCCCTCCAGTTAAAAAGCTCATCAAAAACAGCCACAGGCTACTTAATTTCCTGATGAGATATTGGAAGATGGAAAGCCCAGGACCCAAAATGCAGCTCATAGTAGCATAAAGAATGCAGCATGAAAAAGCAGCAATAGGAGACAACACCGAAACAAAAAGAACCCTATACACAATCAAACTGCTATCCAACTCCCATCTCCTCGTAAATGCCGTAGCAACCAGCCCAAATGCGGAATAGGAAATTCCGATCAAAGGCGCATATAATACAAAGCATATCACATCGACTAGCGCCATTCAAAGTTAAAAATGAAGAAGAACCTCTAGTAATGagtaaatcaaaacaaaacagGAGCTTACTCAAACGGAGGCTCAACCTCAATGGCTAGTGTGAGATGTGCAGAGAACTTTGAATTCTCACTGCGTTCATTAAGGTCTGAAACTGTACGTGCTTCATGAGCGAAACCTCTAGGTATATAAAGAACATCACCTTCTCTCAATAATATTTGTCTGCTATCTGTTTGCAGTTCTTGTGGAACCTCAAGCTGCTCATAAAGACGAGGTAACTCGAAGACTGGCTTCGGAAACACATTCCACACCTTGGTCCCACGAAGTTGACATATAAAAACACAGTGATCATCACAGTGGCATGCTAAGCCTTGAGAATCAGATGGTGTAATATAAAGGTTGGCACCCACAGATGGCTGACCAAATAGATTAGCAACTAACTGCGAGATAGTAGCAATGCTCTTTAACCGATACTCCATCCCACGAATGGCTACAGTATATCCCTCCATGTATGCCACCTCACACTTTAAGATGTCATCCGAAGAGAAACGACGAGAAGAAATCTCCTTGTTTTCGCTTGAACTCTCTAGAAAGTAATGATGCTCAATTCTAGAATGCAAATTCGTTTTTACAACACGTATGTCCTGTTGATATATCACTGAGCAACCCAGTGTATCCCTAAAATCGTTAAGAAAATTCAGCCCGTTTATTTCATCCAAACCAACAGGCGGGCAAGAAATCATTCCTTGTAGAAGAGAAGCAATAAATCCCGGCATTGATTCGCCAGAAGCTAATGGATGCATAAATGGGCTGAAACTATCATGGACCGAGCCTATATCTCCCGGTCGTTTCCTCATCAGATAAAGCGATGATTCCCAATGGTCTACCATGAACTTCTTGAAATCTGATGCTTCAGTCCCAAAAAGGTGACCAATGATCTCGTCACATGTTCTGGCAGAGATAAGAGCAAGACTAGAACAATACATTGAAAGCCTAAATATACTTTCTGCTAAATTGTACACGGTAATATTGCTTAGGTGGCAGAATTTATGTTTACAATGGTTTGTAAGCTTTGGAGTTAATAACTGCTTATGTACATTAGACCATATTTCTTTCCAATAAGGAGTCAATGCTTTCACCAGATTCCTCGGAATCTTTTTAAGCTGTTCAGTATTGCAGGAATTGGTAAGAGTTACCGCAGTATCAAGAAGTGACAGTGGTAGGTTATCTTGACTGAGTTCAGCACCAAGGCGAAGATCACCATCCTTCTCCATAATGAGAATAGAAATTGAAGATGCCATAGACTTTTGTACCTGAAGGAACCCAAGTCTGATTGAATGTTATCTTTTATACAATAAATACATATCAGATCATCTTACACAGCATAGCAAACAAAAGATAAAAAAACAAATCTGTACACAGCAAATATTTCAGGTTTTACTATTAATCAGATCAGGGGCAAACCCAGGATTTAATATCTAGGGTAGCAAAAAAAATTAGCCTATAAATATCCATAAATTTTGGAATCGAGAAAAATATACATAATTTGTTAAATGTATAACGAGTACAATGAATGCTTACATAATAACAAAATATTGAGAGCCAAAAAAAAGAGTGAATATGAATGTAGCAGTAGGTGAAAATATTCAAACCTGGGGCAATAGGTGAAAAACCAAAGCTTTTACCACTGAACCACAAGATGATATTGTACATTTCATGGGACAACATTTACTTATCTATTATGTAGCAGTATTTGGGGTAGTGAAAATCCGTCTTCTAAACCGACTTTTTTGTGTTTGGGATAGCGGCCGCCACCCCTTGCCACTAGGTGGGTTCGCCCCTGAATTTGATACAAGGAAAGGACCTAATGTGATAAGTAAAAAAAGAGGGATATACAGCCTTGAAAAAAATGAGTAGAGTttctatgttttttttttttttttccttttgagAGAAAATATTGATCAAAGGACACGGGTGACACCCATGTACAAACACACACCAAAGGGGGTGAAACAAATACAAAAGGAGAGCAAGAAGAATAAGCTCTCAAGCTCATGTGAGCGATCTTAGTAGGGATGTCAGCGGGGCGGGTATAAGCGGGTACGGGTAGACTTTCGCCGGTGGTAGGGTGGGTGCGGGTAGAAAAAATTCCACCCGTCATGGGTGGTGGGGTGGGGATTGGTATTATGTCATATCCATCTAATACCCGCCTACCCaccaattattaaaaaaaatatagacATTATTATGACTTTCTATAATGTTCTCAAGAACTTTTATTGAAAATCTTAAACTAGAAATATAAAAATGAAAATATGCTGAAATTCATAGTGACTGCTTGGTGGGTACGGGTATGGGAATTGcttggtgggtacgggtacgGGGGAGCCTATATCCAGCACCGCCCCGCCCCGCCCCGATGACATCCCTAGATCTTAGACAAAATGACAAGTTCGAGTCAGAATGGAACATTAGACCCCAACTAACAATAACATAGAGAGTAAATAGAAGTGTTGACGTGTAGATGTCATTAAAAATGTATGGTTTGCTTAATCCAGATAAACCACCAAATAGCCAAACGAACTATCTTCCTAACTCCGCCGATCCAATTCTTTTCCATCGTCTTCGAGTCTGAAAGACTATCTTTCGCCTAGCAAGGGTAAACCTAACTTAAGCCGAAAAGAGACAAGGAAAAATGGCACAAAAAATATCATAATAATAGAGTCAATTTCTGCCGTGAGAAGAACTGCTTCTTTCTTGCTTAATAGTGGGGCTCCCATTCACCAACGCAGGCTAAAAGTGCTCTCCGAACCGTGCAAGATAGTAACCTACCACACGGCTCTCAAACCCAACCTATGGTGAATCCCGCGAGAGAAAGTAAAAGATCCGCATCCTTTGCCCGAGATGCTCCTCCCGGCCGATCAAGCTGCGAACTGATCGTAATAGGCTTAGCTTTAAGCCGATCATTCGGTTCAGATAAGTCAAGACCCTTCACTCGGTTCGCACAGGTGAAAAAAAGAAGATTAATGGG from Silene latifolia isolate original U9 population chromosome 10, ASM4854445v1, whole genome shotgun sequence encodes:
- the LOC141605705 gene encoding uncharacterized protein LOC141605705 isoform X2, which codes for MASSISILIMEKDGDLRLGAELSQDNLPLSLLDTAVTLTNSCNTEQLKKIPRNLVKALTPYWKEIWSNVHKQLLTPKLTNHCKHKFCHLSNITVYNLAESIFRLSMYCSSLALISARTCDEIIGHLFGTEASDFKKFMVDHWESSLYLMRKRPGDIGSVHDSFSPFMHPLASGESMPGFIASLLQGMISCPPVGLDEINGLNFLNDFRDTLGCSVIYQQDIRVVKTNLHSRIEHHYFLESSSENKEISSRRFSSDDILKCEVAYMEGYTVAIRGMEYRLKSIATISQLVANLFGQPSVGANLYITPSDSQGLACHCDDHCVFICQLRGTKVWNVFPKPVFELPRLYEQLEVPQELQTDSRQILLREGDVLYIPRGFAHEARTVSDLNERSENSKFSAHLTLAIEVEPPFEWEGFAHVALHSWSHGKQTCYFAPDTCGILQAFYVNILHVAIRLVSCTEPVFRKACLLASNSLPRETKVWLDENQKDVFDQVINKVHGLANFTDSVNFVKMALQQKEDPFHWLRWLEHLNEKDVFDGISFDYESAEIGKLISSIDENKEKAEGVFDHLKSRFCDEVLFNDARDRFKTLHDKYKEGRVQFMNGMLSLHH
- the LOC141605705 gene encoding uncharacterized protein LOC141605705 isoform X1, whose product is MEMKPEKETATRSESKTSKTQQWHLKSQLTVSRNLKYLVPTLVSALKNPQNPSSIPILKSCSTKLLDMVQQCSSSFLRTHLNTLIALIPLMMICRDIIGTVVKIIGYLSLVSIEVNEMICNDRVILKGLVLKIVGCDNWDLKREIVNVLLDVSVTCFGRQTLLDLSALDYVILGFLQVQKSMASSISILIMEKDGDLRLGAELSQDNLPLSLLDTAVTLTNSCNTEQLKKIPRNLVKALTPYWKEIWSNVHKQLLTPKLTNHCKHKFCHLSNITVYNLAESIFRLSMYCSSLALISARTCDEIIGHLFGTEASDFKKFMVDHWESSLYLMRKRPGDIGSVHDSFSPFMHPLASGESMPGFIASLLQGMISCPPVGLDEINGLNFLNDFRDTLGCSVIYQQDIRVVKTNLHSRIEHHYFLESSSENKEISSRRFSSDDILKCEVAYMEGYTVAIRGMEYRLKSIATISQLVANLFGQPSVGANLYITPSDSQGLACHCDDHCVFICQLRGTKVWNVFPKPVFELPRLYEQLEVPQELQTDSRQILLREGDVLYIPRGFAHEARTVSDLNERSENSKFSAHLTLAIEVEPPFEWEGFAHVALHSWSHGKQTCYFAPDTCGILQAFYVNILHVAIRLVSCTEPVFRKACLLASNSLPRETKVWLDENQKDVFDQVINKVHGLANFTDSVNFVKMALQQKEDPFHWLRWLEHLNEKDVFDGISFDYESAEIGKLISSIDENKEKAEGVFDHLKSRFCDEVLFNDARDRFKTLHDKYKEGRVQFMNGMLSLHH